GCGCTGTGCAACAGCGTTATGTGCTCCCAAGCTTCGCTCAGACATATCTTGAGGCAGATCTAAAGTTGCCGGGAATGAATCTACAAAACGAGGGGCAAATCTTTATGATATGCGTTGGACTCATTCGGGTAAGCCAAATGCTTTTCGCTTCAAGTGGGCTGCTTGACAAACAACCATTATGGTTGCAAAATTGTCTTATGGCTTCAATCACAATCAAAAACATACCGGAGCATCTGCATATGGCTTACAAGCGCAGGGCCAAGCAGCACGCACGCAGCCTGCAAGCGGAGATCTTGTACACGCTTGGGCAGTCGGCGGATGAAAATGTAGATGATCGGGTGCTGAAAGTGGAAGAAGTGGCTGGATGCATTAAACCGGCAAGGTCACAGGTCGCTCTGGAGGAAATGGATAGCGCGGTCGATGTCATGTTTCGCCAGCAATGGAAAAACAAGGCATAGTCAGTATCGATACGAATGTTTTGGTGCGTTTTCTCGTCAAAGACGAGGGTGCAACGGAGCAATGTGAATCCGCGAAAGAGCTTTTTAAGCGGCATGGAGTCTTCCTTCCAGAATCCGTGTTTTTGGAAACCGAATGGGTGCTGCGTGCGGTTTACGGTGTGCCGCGAGATGAGATCTGCGCTGCTTTTGATAAGGTGATTCGGCTCGAGCAAATCCTGGTGCCAGACAAAACAGTGCTGAAGCAGGTGCTTGCGCACTATCAAACAGGCTTTGATTTTGCAGATGCCTTGCACCTGATTCGCAGCGAGGGCTACGAAATGAAGACCTTCGATACTGCATTCATTAAAAAAGCGCAGCATTCGGGGTACTCAGCTTCGTCACCCTAAAAAAATGATAGAAAATCACTATTAAAGATGTCGCCCGAGTCTATCGGGATCGGTAAGGGACTTCAGCCCTTCGCCGTCGCTCATTCCTCAGGCATGCTTTCAGGCAGATCCATAGTAGCTGAGAATAAATCGACAAAACGAGGGGCAAATCTTTATAATTTGCGTCTGACCCCCTTCGAATTTGGTTGATTTATTTGTTATAGTTTTGGAGGTTCTCGACTGAAAAATAACGTTCAGCCCTTCGAGCATGAATCATTACCATTTTATCTCCGTCTATTCGGTAATACACATTCACTGGAGGAACGACAATTCTTCTATACGAAGTTCCTTGTAACTCAGGAGGAACACTTCCAGATGATGGAAATCCAGAAAGTGCCTCTGCTTCGCAGAATATCTTTTTTATCAATTTTTTGGCTGCCTCGGGATTGTCGAGTGCAATGTAGTCTGCAATCTCATCGAGGTTTTCGAGGCAAGGGAGGGTCCAGATTAGCTCAGCCATCTTTTCATTTTTTCTTTTGCTTCAGTGTGAGAAACAACACGGCCGTCACGGAATGCACCTTCACCCCTGGCTATTCCTTCGAGTAACTTCAATTTCTCTTCTTTTCTTTCAAAATCTTCGGCATCAACAAGATAGACTGAAGGCAATCCATGTTCGGTAATCAAAACAGGCTCTTTACTTTCCTTTACTTCTTT
The sequence above is a segment of the Puniceicoccaceae bacterium genome. Coding sequences within it:
- a CDS encoding type II toxin-antitoxin system VapC family toxin; the encoded protein is MEKQGIVSIDTNVLVRFLVKDEGATEQCESAKELFKRHGVFLPESVFLETEWVLRAVYGVPRDEICAAFDKVIRLEQILVPDKTVLKQVLAHYQTGFDFADALHLIRSEGYEMKTFDTAFIKKAQHSGYSASSP
- a CDS encoding type II toxin-antitoxin system RelE/ParE family toxin; the encoded protein is MAELIWTLPCLENLDEIADYIALDNPEAAKKLIKKIFCEAEALSGFPSSGSVPPELQGTSYRRIVVPPVNVYYRIDGDKMVMIHARRAERYFSVENLQNYNK
- a CDS encoding type II toxin-antitoxin system prevent-host-death family antitoxin yields the protein MRTELVTTLKRKATQILKEVKESKEPVLITEHGLPSVYLVDAEDFERKEEKLKLLEGIARGEGAFRDGRVVSHTEAKEKMKRWLS